Proteins encoded in a region of the Panthera tigris isolate Pti1 chromosome B2, P.tigris_Pti1_mat1.1, whole genome shotgun sequence genome:
- the CCN6 gene encoding cellular communication network factor 6 isoform X1, which translates to MRDSEDKRVEYTGIRQVFCCGEQGGRPSDPPPEGRPGEASEVHQRKQFCHWPCQCPRQKPSCPPGVSLLRDGCGCCKVCARQAGDTCNEADLCDPHKGLYCDYSADGPRYETGVCAYLIAVGCEFNRVHYHNGQVFQPNPLFSCLCVSGAIGCTPLFIPKPADGHCSGAKGRKKSDQSNCGLGPFQQQLSTSYKTMPAYRNLPLIWKRKCLVQATKWTPCSRTCGMGISDRVTNENSNCEMRKEKRLCYIQPCDSNISKRIKIPKGKTCQPTFQLLKAEKFIFSGCSSTQSYKPTFCGVCLDKRCCVPNKSKMITIQFDCPNEGSFKWKMLWITSCVCQRNCRDPGDVFSELKIL; encoded by the exons ATGCGTGACTCAGAAGATAAACGAGTAGAATATACAGGAATAAGACAGGTG TTCTGCTGCGGGGAGCAGGGCGGCCGGCCGTCAGACCCGCCGCCTGAAGGGAGGCCTGGAGAAGCGTCGGAGGTGCACCAGCGTAAACAGTTCTGTCACTGGCCCTGTCAATGCCCTCGCCAGAAGCCCAGCTGCCCTCCTGGAGTGAGCCTGCTGAGGGACGGCTGCGGATGCTGTAAAGTCTGTGCCAGACAAGCAGGGGACACGTGCAACGAGGCCGACCTCTGCGACCCGCACAAAGGGCTGTACTGTGACTACTCGGCAGACGGGCCTAGGTACGAGACCGGAGTGTGTGCGT aTCTTATAGCTGTGGGATGTGAGTTCAACAGGGTACATTATCATAACGGCCAAGTCTTTCAACCCAATCCCCTGTTCAGCTGTCTCTGTGTGAGTGGGGCCATTGGATGCACACCTCTGTTCATACCAAAGCCGGCTGACGGTCACTGCTCTGGGGCTAAAGGTAGAAAGAAGTCTGATCAATCAAACTGTGGCCTGGGACCCTTCCAACAACAGCTTTCAACAAGCTACAAAACAATGCCAG CTTATAGGAATCTCCCacttatttggaaaagaaaatgtcttgtgCAAGCAACAAAGTGGACCCCTTGCTCCAGAACCTGTGGCATGGGAATATCTGATAGGGTGACCAATGAAAATAGCAACtgtgaaatgagaaaagagaaaagactgtgTTATATTCAACCCTGTGACAGTAACATATCGAAGAGAATAAAG ATCCCTAAAGGAAAAACGTGCCAACCCACTTTCCAACTTCTCAAAGCTGAAAAATTCATCTTTTCTGGATGCTCAAGCACTCAGAGTTACAAACCCACTTTCTGTGGAGTATGCTTGGATAAGAGATGCTGTGTCCCTAACAAGTCTAAAATGATTACCATTCAATTTGATTGCCCAAATGAAGGGTCATTTAAATGGAAGATGCTGTGGATTACATCTTGTGTATGTCAAAGAAACTGCAGAGATCCAGGAGATGTATTTTCTGAGCTCAAGATCCTATAA
- the CCN6 gene encoding cellular communication network factor 6 isoform X2 — MRGLLLTTLLGAALAQFCCGEQGGRPSDPPPEGRPGEASEVHQRKQFCHWPCQCPRQKPSCPPGVSLLRDGCGCCKVCARQAGDTCNEADLCDPHKGLYCDYSADGPRYETGVCAYLIAVGCEFNRVHYHNGQVFQPNPLFSCLCVSGAIGCTPLFIPKPADGHCSGAKGRKKSDQSNCGLGPFQQQLSTSYKTMPAYRNLPLIWKRKCLVQATKWTPCSRTCGMGISDRVTNENSNCEMRKEKRLCYIQPCDSNISKRIKIPKGKTCQPTFQLLKAEKFIFSGCSSTQSYKPTFCGVCLDKRCCVPNKSKMITIQFDCPNEGSFKWKMLWITSCVCQRNCRDPGDVFSELKIL, encoded by the exons ATGCGGGGGCTCCTGCTTACCACACTCCTGGGCGCTGCTCTGGCACAG TTCTGCTGCGGGGAGCAGGGCGGCCGGCCGTCAGACCCGCCGCCTGAAGGGAGGCCTGGAGAAGCGTCGGAGGTGCACCAGCGTAAACAGTTCTGTCACTGGCCCTGTCAATGCCCTCGCCAGAAGCCCAGCTGCCCTCCTGGAGTGAGCCTGCTGAGGGACGGCTGCGGATGCTGTAAAGTCTGTGCCAGACAAGCAGGGGACACGTGCAACGAGGCCGACCTCTGCGACCCGCACAAAGGGCTGTACTGTGACTACTCGGCAGACGGGCCTAGGTACGAGACCGGAGTGTGTGCGT aTCTTATAGCTGTGGGATGTGAGTTCAACAGGGTACATTATCATAACGGCCAAGTCTTTCAACCCAATCCCCTGTTCAGCTGTCTCTGTGTGAGTGGGGCCATTGGATGCACACCTCTGTTCATACCAAAGCCGGCTGACGGTCACTGCTCTGGGGCTAAAGGTAGAAAGAAGTCTGATCAATCAAACTGTGGCCTGGGACCCTTCCAACAACAGCTTTCAACAAGCTACAAAACAATGCCAG CTTATAGGAATCTCCCacttatttggaaaagaaaatgtcttgtgCAAGCAACAAAGTGGACCCCTTGCTCCAGAACCTGTGGCATGGGAATATCTGATAGGGTGACCAATGAAAATAGCAACtgtgaaatgagaaaagagaaaagactgtgTTATATTCAACCCTGTGACAGTAACATATCGAAGAGAATAAAG ATCCCTAAAGGAAAAACGTGCCAACCCACTTTCCAACTTCTCAAAGCTGAAAAATTCATCTTTTCTGGATGCTCAAGCACTCAGAGTTACAAACCCACTTTCTGTGGAGTATGCTTGGATAAGAGATGCTGTGTCCCTAACAAGTCTAAAATGATTACCATTCAATTTGATTGCCCAAATGAAGGGTCATTTAAATGGAAGATGCTGTGGATTACATCTTGTGTATGTCAAAGAAACTGCAGAGATCCAGGAGATGTATTTTCTGAGCTCAAGATCCTATAA
- the CCN6 gene encoding cellular communication network factor 6 isoform X4 has protein sequence MKFCCGEQGGRPSDPPPEGRPGEASEVHQRKQFCHWPCQCPRQKPSCPPGVSLLRDGCGCCKVCARQAGDTCNEADLCDPHKGLYCDYSADGPRYETGVCAYLIAVGCEFNRVHYHNGQVFQPNPLFSCLCVSGAIGCTPLFIPKPADGHCSGAKGRKKSDQSNCGLGPFQQQLSTSYKTMPAYRNLPLIWKRKCLVQATKWTPCSRTCGMGISDRVTNENSNCEMRKEKRLCYIQPCDSNISKRIKIPKGKTCQPTFQLLKAEKFIFSGCSSTQSYKPTFCGVCLDKRCCVPNKSKMITIQFDCPNEGSFKWKMLWITSCVCQRNCRDPGDVFSELKIL, from the exons ATGAAGTTCTGCTGCGGGGAGCAGGGCGGCCGGCCGTCAGACCCGCCGCCTGAAGGGAGGCCTGGAGAAGCGTCGGAGGTGCACCAGCGTAAACAGTTCTGTCACTGGCCCTGTCAATGCCCTCGCCAGAAGCCCAGCTGCCCTCCTGGAGTGAGCCTGCTGAGGGACGGCTGCGGATGCTGTAAAGTCTGTGCCAGACAAGCAGGGGACACGTGCAACGAGGCCGACCTCTGCGACCCGCACAAAGGGCTGTACTGTGACTACTCGGCAGACGGGCCTAGGTACGAGACCGGAGTGTGTGCGT aTCTTATAGCTGTGGGATGTGAGTTCAACAGGGTACATTATCATAACGGCCAAGTCTTTCAACCCAATCCCCTGTTCAGCTGTCTCTGTGTGAGTGGGGCCATTGGATGCACACCTCTGTTCATACCAAAGCCGGCTGACGGTCACTGCTCTGGGGCTAAAGGTAGAAAGAAGTCTGATCAATCAAACTGTGGCCTGGGACCCTTCCAACAACAGCTTTCAACAAGCTACAAAACAATGCCAG CTTATAGGAATCTCCCacttatttggaaaagaaaatgtcttgtgCAAGCAACAAAGTGGACCCCTTGCTCCAGAACCTGTGGCATGGGAATATCTGATAGGGTGACCAATGAAAATAGCAACtgtgaaatgagaaaagagaaaagactgtgTTATATTCAACCCTGTGACAGTAACATATCGAAGAGAATAAAG ATCCCTAAAGGAAAAACGTGCCAACCCACTTTCCAACTTCTCAAAGCTGAAAAATTCATCTTTTCTGGATGCTCAAGCACTCAGAGTTACAAACCCACTTTCTGTGGAGTATGCTTGGATAAGAGATGCTGTGTCCCTAACAAGTCTAAAATGATTACCATTCAATTTGATTGCCCAAATGAAGGGTCATTTAAATGGAAGATGCTGTGGATTACATCTTGTGTATGTCAAAGAAACTGCAGAGATCCAGGAGATGTATTTTCTGAGCTCAAGATCCTATAA
- the CCN6 gene encoding cellular communication network factor 6 isoform X3 has protein sequence MRDSEDKRVEYTGIRQFCCGEQGGRPSDPPPEGRPGEASEVHQRKQFCHWPCQCPRQKPSCPPGVSLLRDGCGCCKVCARQAGDTCNEADLCDPHKGLYCDYSADGPRYETGVCAYLIAVGCEFNRVHYHNGQVFQPNPLFSCLCVSGAIGCTPLFIPKPADGHCSGAKGRKKSDQSNCGLGPFQQQLSTSYKTMPAYRNLPLIWKRKCLVQATKWTPCSRTCGMGISDRVTNENSNCEMRKEKRLCYIQPCDSNISKRIKIPKGKTCQPTFQLLKAEKFIFSGCSSTQSYKPTFCGVCLDKRCCVPNKSKMITIQFDCPNEGSFKWKMLWITSCVCQRNCRDPGDVFSELKIL, from the exons ATGCGTGACTCAGAAGATAAACGAGTAGAATATACAGGAATAAGACAG TTCTGCTGCGGGGAGCAGGGCGGCCGGCCGTCAGACCCGCCGCCTGAAGGGAGGCCTGGAGAAGCGTCGGAGGTGCACCAGCGTAAACAGTTCTGTCACTGGCCCTGTCAATGCCCTCGCCAGAAGCCCAGCTGCCCTCCTGGAGTGAGCCTGCTGAGGGACGGCTGCGGATGCTGTAAAGTCTGTGCCAGACAAGCAGGGGACACGTGCAACGAGGCCGACCTCTGCGACCCGCACAAAGGGCTGTACTGTGACTACTCGGCAGACGGGCCTAGGTACGAGACCGGAGTGTGTGCGT aTCTTATAGCTGTGGGATGTGAGTTCAACAGGGTACATTATCATAACGGCCAAGTCTTTCAACCCAATCCCCTGTTCAGCTGTCTCTGTGTGAGTGGGGCCATTGGATGCACACCTCTGTTCATACCAAAGCCGGCTGACGGTCACTGCTCTGGGGCTAAAGGTAGAAAGAAGTCTGATCAATCAAACTGTGGCCTGGGACCCTTCCAACAACAGCTTTCAACAAGCTACAAAACAATGCCAG CTTATAGGAATCTCCCacttatttggaaaagaaaatgtcttgtgCAAGCAACAAAGTGGACCCCTTGCTCCAGAACCTGTGGCATGGGAATATCTGATAGGGTGACCAATGAAAATAGCAACtgtgaaatgagaaaagagaaaagactgtgTTATATTCAACCCTGTGACAGTAACATATCGAAGAGAATAAAG ATCCCTAAAGGAAAAACGTGCCAACCCACTTTCCAACTTCTCAAAGCTGAAAAATTCATCTTTTCTGGATGCTCAAGCACTCAGAGTTACAAACCCACTTTCTGTGGAGTATGCTTGGATAAGAGATGCTGTGTCCCTAACAAGTCTAAAATGATTACCATTCAATTTGATTGCCCAAATGAAGGGTCATTTAAATGGAAGATGCTGTGGATTACATCTTGTGTATGTCAAAGAAACTGCAGAGATCCAGGAGATGTATTTTCTGAGCTCAAGATCCTATAA